The genomic region ACTAGTGTTAATTGCGCTACTCGTGGTGAAAGTCGACCCCGTGATGGCGGTAACGAATACTCCGGCTCCCGATAGTGGCGTGGCAATATCGTTGCCATAAAAAATCCGCATGCCAACCTCGATTCCCTGCATCGAGCCTGGAGTAACCGTAGTTCCGCTCACGGTGTACGTGCTTGGCGCGACACTAACGCCCGCATTTCGAATCGAATTGATGTCGAGCGTACCCGACTGAATATTTGTAAAACCGCTGTACCAGTTTGTGGTGCCGGTGAGCGTCAGCATCGCTTCGCCTTCCTTCACCAGGCTCATCGTTCCGCGATTTCGGTCAAGCATGGAGTTGAAGATACCGCCCGAATAGGTGCTGCTGACGAGCGACAGTACCGCGAACGTTGAACTGACGACAGTATTGTTGCCGTGGAACACCTGGCCGGTGCCGGACAGGTTGTTCACGCGTTGAGACAATTTGGTTAAATCGTTAGCCGCAGACGTCAGCAACCTTCCGTTGTTGATGAATGAACCGAATCCAGCGCCAGTTGGAAGGGCAGAACCGGTGGCGAATCGGATCGAGCCGTCATTGATAAGATTGCCGGTGAAATTGTTGGTCGCGTTTGAAATTTCAACATTAGAACTTGCATTTCCGTCTACAGTATCGCCAATGATTCGAAAGTTTCCGCTGCCGGTCAGTTGGGAATCCAGAGTAGAATTCCGGGTAACTGGATAGTTGAACGTGACCGTTCCGCTGCTCAGGTTGAGGATGAGCGACGAGGCGAAGCTGCTGCCGTTGCCCCATGTCGATTGGATGGCAGTAAACCCCGTGTTGGCATCGAATGTGAGCGTCTGCGTGCCTGTCGAGGCTTCAAACCTAGAGACACGTACAGTTGGAACTGGAACAGTGACTTGGCCCAGGTTGATCGAGCCAGAGCTGACGGTGTAGGGGGCAGAGAACTGAAACACCGGGTTGCCACTGTACGTGCCGGTCGTGGTGTTCGTAATCACACCTCCCGTCCAGTTGTCGGTGTTGTTCCACACGATGGTTCCGGTAATCGTCCCGGAGGGCAGGATCTGCGCCCAGGCGGGAACCGGGACGAATGCGACGGCGATTGCCAGAAAGGCGGCGAAATGCAGTGCCTTAGTCTTGTTCACGATGTACACCGTAACCCCCCTATGAAAAAAACGGACGTCTGATGAGGACGAGCAAAAGGTTTTTGCTCGGAATGAGCATCGCGGAATTCCCGAAAGGAAGCCCCCGACCTCAAACATCAGCAGAATACCCGGGACGCCCGATTTTTGCAAGTCCCGGGTCGCGACGAGATTTCGCCCTCAAAAACTTCCCGATTGTGGCCGTGACCGGGCCCTGATTCTCGACGAAGTCCAAGGCTGTCCGGCTCTTCGAACGGCTTTCAAGACGCCCAAGCTCTACCTTCCGTGGCGGACGGTCGAGAAAGACCCGCGGCCCAATCCTGTTCGTACCGGGTTTACCCGTTGCGAAAGCCCGGGCCGGCGAAGGTGGAGCGGCCGCCGGTTGGAGCGGGGAAATCGGGGTTTATCGGCCGTAGGTGGGGAGGTGCCGGTAGGGCACTTCCAGGGCCAGCAGGTGGAGAGCCGTCACGTAGATCCGGCCGCCGTACACACCCCACCGGTCGGGCACCGGCCCGAGCGGGTCCCAACTGCCCCGCTTCGCCCCCGCCGTCTCCTGCTGCGCAGCCAGCGTCTCCACCAGCGCGGCATACCAGCGGTCCCAGTCGGCGCCCTCGTCGTGCACGAGGACTTGCGATGCGTAGTACCAGAGGTAGGCGTCGCGCGTCCGGTTGGAGGAACTGCCATACGACGGGAGCAGGGCGGCGAGCACGCGACAGGGTTCCTTGACGCCCGGCGCCCGGGGCGTGTCCCCCGTGTGCAGCCGCATCAGCGCGCCCACGGCCGTCATGCAGGAGATCGAGAGCGCCGAGGGACGCTGCTGCGGACTCCGCGGGTTGTAGGCATAGCGGGCCGGATCCGCCGGCGATGCCGACGCCTCCACGAGCCGGCGGATGCCGGCGAGCGTCGCAGGCTCGGTCTTCACGCCGGCCAGATCGCCCGACCGGAGCGCGACCAGCATCCAGCCGCTCACCGAGAGATCGGCGTCGGTGCCGGGCGTGTATCGCCAGCCGCCGCGCTCGCGATGCTGGCTCGCGGTGATGAACCTGCAGGCCTTCTCCGCCGCGGGCCGGAGCCGCGGATCACCCGTCATCCCCACCGCCTCGCAGACCGCGATCGCCGCGATGCCGTGACTGTAGAGCCAGGCGCAGCTGTTGGAGAGGTCGTCGGCGGGAACGTAGAGGTCACCGTTCTCCTTCTGGATGGAAAGCAGATACTCGAGCCCGCGCCGGACCGTGTCGCGGTGCGGGCCGCCGTAGTGATCGTGCCCCGCCCCCAGAAAACTCAAGAGCGCGAGGCCCGTGGCCGCCGTGTCGGACTGCAGGCGCGGTGCGTCTCCCGCCCCGGCGCCGGCGAACCGGCCCAGCGACCAGCGGCCGTCCGGCTGCTGCGAGCGGGCGAGGAACTCGAGGCCCCGGTCCACCAGCCGGTCGGCCGTCTCGGCCGCCGACCCCGGAGCGGACGGGGGCCGGGATTTCGCCCGCAGGGCAAACGCCTCGGCGACGTCACGCACGCGGCCGTCGGTGGGCAGCACCGTCGCCGTCGCGAGCCGCTCCAGCGGTCCCGTCTGCGTCGTGGCCGGCGGCTCGGTCGCGTCGCGACGCGGCGCGGATGCGACCGTGGCGACGTTTGGCACTGACTCCGGCGCCGACAAGGGCACGGACAATTCCTCGTCGTCGGCTTCGGCCAACGCGATGTCGGGTCGAGCGAGAGCGCTGCCCGTTGCGGGCCGGTCGCTACGACCGGGAAGCGGCAGCGGTGTCGCGGTGCCGACGATCGCCGACGGGCCGACGACCGGCGCCGCGACGGGCGCGGCGATCGCGTCGGCCCGGTCGCCCCCCGCGGCCGCCGACGCCACGCTGCTGGCGCGGGAGATCGGCTCCGGGTTTGCCTGCGCGAGCGATGGCAGGCCGCCGGCCGCGGTGTCGCCCGTCCGGGCCGCGCCGACTGCGCCCACCGTCGGGGCGACGGGCCGCGGACCGACCGGCAACGACGCCGGCCCATCCGCGATCGCGCCGGTCGCCGCGCTGGCTCCACCGGAGACGGCCGGCGCGGCCGACGACTGCGGCCGGCCGCTGCCCTGCGGCGCCGGTGCCGGGCCAGGGCGCGAGCCGGATCCCACGACCCGCGGCGCCGCCAGCGCCGCGACCGCGCCGGCGACGCCGCCGGCGGAGGCATCGGCCGTGGACCGGCGGCCGACGCTGGCCGGCTGCGCGACCGGCATGCCGGCGTCCCCCTTCGCGACTCGGGCCGCGGCGCCGCTCGACGCCGCAAGCGCCGCGTCGGCCCGCGGAATCGCCACCAGCCGAGGCGCCTCGCCTTCGCTGCCTGCCCGAGCTGCAGTGGCAGCCGCCGTCCCGCGCGGTGCATCACGCTCCCGCGGCTGCGCGGCCGTCGCGAGCGCGGACGAGGATGAAGATGAGGAAGTCGCGACGGCGGGCGCCGCCACGGGGTCGATCGTGGTGGCGGCGTCGGCACCTGCCGCGATCGTGGCCTGCCGGCCGGGCGACGGAGCGGCCGGCCCGGCCGCCAGATCCGCGGGATCGGTCGAGCGGGGGGCGGTCGTGGCCGGAGCGACCGGCGCCGTCAGCCGCTCGAGAAGCGCTATCTCGCGCGGTCGCCAACGCGAGGTGATCTGGGGAGCGGGGGCCGCGGCCCGCGCCGGCGCGGCCGCAGGCATCGCGGCCGGTGCGGGGGCGACGGCCTGGGAATCGCTCGGGGCGGCGGCCGCGGCGATCGGTTCCACGCGAGCCTGCGGCGCGGCCGCGGCCGGCATCGACTCGCGCGCAGGAGACTGCGTCGGCGCCGGCGCAAGCGCCGTGTCGAGCGGCCGGCTGGGGCGTGCCGCGGGGGCCGCAGGCGTCGGCTGCGGTGCAGGCACGGTCTCCTCCGGACGACGCTCGGCGACCTCGCGGGTGCGTTCCGGAACCGGCGGCGTGCGCTGTGGCTGCGGGGGCGGCACCGGCAGCGGCAGATCGAGCGGCCGCTCGTGGGCCGGGGGCGAGGGGGGCGACTTCTGCACCTGCAGGGGAAAATCGGCCCGGGGCCGCTCCTGCCGCGGCTTCGTCTTCTCCGCTTCGGCAGCCCGCTCGGCGTCGAGCCTGAGCGTGGTGACGGCGAGGCCGCGGGTGAGCAGGAAGTGCAGCAGGAGGCTGGCCGCGGCGGCGGCCAAGAGCCGCCTGCGGTAGGACCCCCGACGCTCGTCGGCCGCACGCCCCGTCACTGGTCGCTCCCGCGTCTCCCTGACTCCTCGTCAGCCGCCGACTGCACCTGGTAGTTCTCGATGCCCGCCTCGACGCAGGCATTCATGGCGCCGACGACGTGCTTGTGGAGCGTGTTTTCGTCAGCGCGGAGGATCACCGCCTGCCGCTCCGGATTGTCGGCCGCCGCCTGGCGCAAAAGCGACGTAAGCTCGTCGAGCGGCACGGGGCGGGCGCCGGCGAAGTAGTTGCCCTCGCGGTCGATGTTGACGACGAACTCGCGCGGCCGGCTCGTGAGCGGCCGGGCGGCGCTGGCGTGCGGCAGGACGACGTCGATCGAGCGGTCGGCCTCATCGAGCTTGCTCGCCACGAGGAAGAAGATCATCAGCAGAAATACGATGTCAATCATCGACGTCATCTCCAGCCCCGTGCCGAGCCGCCCCTTGTCGATGCGGACGCTCATGTCTTGGCCCCCGCCGCAACCCCGGCCGGCGGCACCGCTGGAGGCGCCGCGGGAGGCACAGAGCGGGCCTCGGACGAGAGCTGCGCGGGGCCGAGCCGGCCCTTGTTCTCATACCGCTCGAGGTGCGGCAGGACGAGATCGACGACCTCATCTACCTCGCGGAACCCCTTGAGGATTCGCCCCTCGATGAAGTGGGCGAGGATGGCGGCGGGGATCGCCACGCACAGGCCGGCAAAGGTCGTGATCAGCGCCACGTAGATGCCGTTGGCCAACTCGGCGGCCCGGTTGGCCCCCGCCTCGAGATTCGCCGTGGTGTAGAAGGCGAGGATCATTCCTTGGACCGTGCCGAGCAGGCCGAGGAGCGGCGTCACCGTGACGGCGAGGCTGATGGGCCGAACGTTGGCGTACAGCCGGGAGGCCTCGCGGTCCTTCGTCACCTCGACCGCCCGCTCCAGTTCCGGCACCGGCCGGCCGGTTTTCTCGAGCAGCGCCTCGAGGACGTCGGCCGCCACCGAGGGATGCTGCCGGCAGAGCCGGTAGGCGGCCCGGGGATCGAAGCCGGCCGCGCCGGTGAGCTTCTCCATGCCGGCCTGCAGGCCGCGCGGGAGAATCCGCGACCGGCGCAGGGCGGCGAGCCGCTCGATGGCGAACGTCGCGACGACGATCGACATGCCGAGGATCGGCCACATCAGCAGGCCGCCCTGGAGGAACAGTTGCCAGAGCGTCTGCACGCGTTCAAAGGTCACGGAAGCGGTCACGGGCACGGTCACGAACCTCCGCGGGGTGTGAGAGCCTCGAGCCGCTTGCGGGCCGCGGCGACGTGCTCCGAATCGGGGTAGCGTTCGACGAGTTCGGCGTACAGGCCGCGGGCCTGCTCGGGCTTCTTCAGGACCTCGAAGCACCGTGCCGCCTCGAACGTGGCCTGCGCCTGCCAGGGATGAAACGCGGGGGGCGCCTGCTTCTCGCCAAAACCGTAGGCGACCTTGAAGAACGCCTTGACAGCCTCCTTGTGCGCGCCGCGTTCGAAGAGCACCTCCCCCTCCATGAGCCGGGCGCGGGCGGCGAGCTCCGTCCGCGGCCCGTCGGCGATCGCCCGGTAGCCGGCGAGCGCGTCGTCGAGCCGGCCGAGGTTCTGCCGGGCCCAGGCGGCGGCGTAGCGGGCCTGCGGCGCCAGCGGTGACTGCGGGGCGGCCGCGAGGAACCGTTCGGCGAGGGCCAGGCTCTCCGGCCACTTCTCCTGCCGGGCGGCCGCCTCGGAGGCGCGGATGAACGTGCCGTCGCGAAGCTCCGCGGACGACAGGGAAACCTCGGGGCTGAGGGCCACGGCGAAGGCCTGCTCGGCGTCGGCGGGCTTGCCCTGCTGGAGGAGCGCCTCGCCGAGCAACGCCTGGGCGTCCACCGCGAACGCGCCGCGGGGGGCCGCGGCAACCTGCGCGGCGAAGGCCTGCGCGGCGCCGGCGTGGTCCTTCTGCGTGAGACGCGTCCAGCCGAGCTTGTGCCACGCCTGCTCGACGACGAGGTCGCGGCGGCCGGCGGGCGCCGCCGCGGCCGCGGCGATCGCCCCCTGGTAGGCCTTGGCTGCCTCGTCCCAGCGCTTCTCGCGCCAGGCCGCCTCGCCGCGCTCCAGCCAGGCCTCCGCGGCGTACGCGCTCTTCGGGAATCGGTCGACGAGCGTGGCGAACGTGGCCGCCGCCTCGGCCCCCTTGCCGTCGAGCGTCTCCGCCACACCGAGTTCGAAGAGGACACGGTCGGCAGCCGCGAACTGCGGCTGCTCGGCAAGGAGCCGACGAAACGCCGCTGCCGCCTGGGCGTATTTTTTCGTGCCGGCGAGGCACAGCCCCTGGAGCAGGCGGGCCTCGCCAAGCGCCGCCTGGTCGAGCGGCTTGGCACCGCGCTGCTCGGCGAGCAGCCGCTCCACGTCGGCCAGCGCCGCTTCGTGGTCACCGCGCCGCTGGCGGACGTCGGCCCGGGCGAGCAGGGCCGGCTGCACGGCCGGCGACTGCGGATGTTTCTCCACGAGGTCGGTCCACGCCCGGACCGCTTCGGGCAGCCGGCCGGCCCCCTCGTGGCACCAGCCGCTGGCGAGCAGCGCCCAGCCCGCCCGGGGGCCATCGGGCCGCGCCGCCAGCGACTTGCCGAAGGCGGCGAGCGCATCGTCGAAGCGGCGTGCTTCCTGCCGCAACTGCCCGACCCGAAACCAGGACACGTCGGCATTCTGTCCGGCCGGAAACTGCGCCACGAGCCGCTCCCCCGCGGCGAGCGCGGCGGAGGCGTCGCCCCCGTCGCGCAGGGCCCGCACGGCGAGCAGCAAGGCCTCCTCGCGGCGGCTCCACTGCGGGCTCGACTTTTCGAGAACGGCGAGGAGCGTGGCGGCGTCGGCGGGCCGCTTGAGTTCGACGAGCGCGGTGGCGGCGAGGAACCGGGCCTCGGCCTGCTGGTCTCCCGAGAGCACCGGGATCAGGGGCACGAGGAGGTCGGCGACCCGCTGCCACTGCCGCTCCGCGGCGAGCGCCGCGGCCTCGCGCAGCTGCCAGGACGGTCGCTTCGGGGACCGCTCCGCCGCGGCGACGAGCTCGCGGTAGGCGTCGGCGGCCGCGGCCGTCTTGCCCAAGCCGATCAAGGCCTCGGCCCGCACGGCGCGGACGTCGAGCGCGGTCTCGTTCCCCGGCGTGGAGTTGGTAGCGTGCTTGGCAAGAAAGGCGTCGGCGCGGGCCAGCGCCTGGGCCGGTTGTTGCTGATCGAGAAAGGCGACCGCCGCCATCGACAGCGCGGGGCCGGCCGCGGACGAATCGGGACGCTTGTCGGCGATCGCCGCGTAGGCCGCGGCAGCCTCGGCACGTCGCTCGGGGATCGCCCACAGCGCGTCGGCGCGGTCGAGCTCGAGCTTCGGCACGAGTACCGGATCGGCGTCCTTGCGGCCGGCGATGGCGGTGAGCGCCTTGGTGGCGATGTCGAGCGCCCTGGCAGGCTGCTTGGCGTCGAGTTCGAGCAGGGCGAGGCGGTGCGCCGCGTCAAAGGCTTCCGCGCCGGCCCCGGCGACGGCCTTCTCCAGCAGCGGTCGGGCATCGGCCGGGCGGCCCGCCTCCATGAAGCCGCGGCCAGCGGCCACGGTCGCCCGGGCGGCCAGCGGCGAGGTGGCGTGGTCGCGGGCCAGCCGCGCGAACGCGTCGGCGGCCCCGGCCCAGTTCTTCTGCTTCCAGCGGGCGTTGCCCAGCCGGTCGAGGGCCTCCGCGGCACGCGGGCCAGCAGCGGCGGCGACCGGCTCCAGCACCTTCTCGGCGACGGCGGGCTGGTCGGTGGCGAGCGCCACGTCGGCCCGCCACAGGGCGACGTCGTCACCGAGCGCGTGCTTGGGAAACGTGGTGGCGAAGCGTTCGAGCGTGATCGCGGCCTCGGCCCGCTTGCCGGTCTCGGCCTGGCCGACGCCGAGCGCGTAGAGGACCTCGGCCATGCGCTGCGAGTCGGGATGCGCCTTCACGAACGTCGTCCAGGCCGCCAGCGCCTCGTCGCGCTTGCCCGCCTGCCACAGCGCCTCGCCGAGGAAGTGGGTGGCGTCGGCCGCCTGCGGCTGCCCCGGCGATATGTCGAGGAACTCGCGCAGGTCAGCGGCGGCGGCAGCGTAGGCCGCAGGGGAGGGGGCGGCCTGCGCGGCGACGAATGCCCCGCGGCCGAGCTCCCAGCGGGCGAGCGCCTTCGTGGCCGCGTCGGCGGGGCTCGAGACCACGTCGCGGAGCGTCTTGGCAGCCGCGGGCCACTGCTCGCTCTTGAGCTGGCAGATGCCGAGGTAGTAGCGGGCCTTGAGGGCGAGCGGATCCTGCGGATGGTCCTTCTGCAGCGCCTGCCATTCCTCGGCGGCGAGGTCCCAGGCCTCGCGATTCTGCAGGGCGGCGGCGGAGGCGTAGGCGGCGCGGGCCGCATCGCTCGACTCCGGATCGGCGGCGCGGGCCGGCGCGACGAGGCTCAGAAGGAGCCAGAACCGAAAGATCCAGAACCGAAAGATCCAGGACCGGAGACCAAGCCAGGACACGAGGGAGCGTGAGGGGTAGCGCGAGACCAGGCAGCCGGCGACAGGACGGACGGTCCGTGAATCCTTGCGATGCATGGCATGACCTCCCGTGCGGGCGACCCCGAAGAAAGTCTACGAAAAAACCGCGGCGTCCACAGGGGACGCCGCGGCTTTCGTCATGTCGTCGAGTCGTCTTCGAACAGCGATCACGCTCGGCCCGATTGAGGACACCCTGATCAGGCGGTGTGCCGCGATCCGGAGCGGCGAACCCTCCGCCGGACTTCGAGGCCGGCGAGCGCGGTCAGACCGATGCCGGCGAGGGCCAGCGTCGAGGGCTCGGGGACCGCAGTGATGCTCATTGCAGCCTTGTCGGAGAAGAAGTCCCCCGAGGACCAGTTTGCCCCGGCATCGTCAGAGTACCGGGACTTGGGGCTCGTGGTCGCCCAGCCGCTGGAGTTCTGGGCAGCCAAATCATTGAGCCCAGCATTCGCCGTCCAGATGAAGCCACCACCCACGTCCGGGGTCGAGACAACGACCCAGTACGAGGAGCCGGACGTCAGTTGCTGGTCGAAATTGAACGTGTAAAGCGACGGGGTGTTAATTCCCGAAATCGCCAAGGTGCCTGAAGCCAGTGCCGCACCGGTCGGCGCTGAACCGGAACTCGCGAAGAGTTGCACGCGAGCATTGTTTCCGTCGCTGTCCAGCAGGCCGAGCGTGACGGAGGTCAACCTATCGTTTACGCCCCCCACCGTGAAACCCTGAGCAGCGTAGTTGGAGTCCGACACGCCAGGACCGGCTCCCGCAAGTGCGGCTGAGCCCGAAGTGCCCAGATTGCCGAAGACGACCTCGGCACGAGCCGGAGCGGAGGCGAGCAAGGCGACCAGACCGACGGCGGCGCAGGCCGCGCGGCGGGTGAAGAAACCGAATACGTTCGACGACATGGAGCGACTCCTTTTCGAGGTTGAAAGTGAACCGATGTGAGACAAGACCTTGGACACGAGATTCGTTCGTTTGCTGACGCTGGGGACTCCACGCTGGAGAACCCAACCTCGTAGGACGGCGGAGGAATATGCGAACCCCGTGCCAATCGCCGAAACGTTTTTCAGGGTTTGCACGGGGAACACGTTAAAAGCCGCTTAATCGCTTGAATTTTGAGGATCGGTTGAGGATGAGAGGTCGAGCCGCTCAGGCCGGCTTTCGCGTTTCCAATCCCTCACCGTTCCGGGAATCACCACATTCGTGAGCCGTCTCACCAAAATGGTGAGAACCCGCTCGATGCCGGTCGCAGACCACACAGGCCAGCCACCTCCGCTCCCAGGGGGAGAGAGGGGGCAGAACAGGCGAACGCCACTGCGGGGTCGAGAGCCGATAAAAACAGTTCAAAAGCCTGAAAACAGGCCTAATCAACGCTGGGAAGGGCGCTGATCCGGGGAGGGCAGGACAAGTTCAGACGTGAGGGCAACAGCCACAGTGACCATG from Planctomycetia bacterium harbors:
- a CDS encoding biopolymer transporter ExbD, translating into MSVRIDKGRLGTGLEMTSMIDIVFLLMIFFLVASKLDEADRSIDVVLPHASAARPLTSRPREFVVNIDREGNYFAGARPVPLDELTSLLRQAAADNPERQAVILRADENTLHKHVVGAMNACVEAGIENYQVQSAADEESGRRGSDQ